A single window of Neurospora crassa OR74A linkage group VII, whole genome shotgun sequence DNA harbors:
- the hH2B gene encoding histone H2B, with protein sequence MPPKPADKKPASKAPATASKAPEKKDAGKKTAASGDKKKRTKARKETYSSYIYKVLKQVHPDTGISNRAMSILNSFVNDIFERVATEASKLAAYNKKSTISSREIQTSVRLILPGELAKHAVSEGTKAVTKYSSSTK encoded by the exons ATGCCTCCCAAGCCCGCCGACAAGAAGCCTGCCTCCAAGGCCCCCGCTACTGCCTCCAAGGCccccgagaagaaggatgccgGAAAGAAGACTGCCGCCTCtggcgacaagaagaagcgcacCAAGGCCCGCAAGGAGACCTACTCCTCCTACATCTACAAGG TCCTCAAGCAGGTCCACCCTGATACCGGTATCTCCAACCGCGCCATGTCTATCCTGAACTCGTTTGTCAACG ATATCTTCGAGCGCGTTGCCACCGAGGCTTCCAAGCTTGCTGCCTACAACAAGAAGTCCACCATCTCCTCTCGTGAGATCCAGACCTC TGTTCGCCTCATCCTCCCCGGCGAGCTTGCCAAGCACGCTGTATCGGAAGGCACTAAGGCCGTTACCAAGTACTCTTCCAGCACGAAATAA
- a CDS encoding SQS1, producing MAPKKGKRPHAGPKTARMRATTAQKTIRSVATAESLNTGIAASNHGFTMRDEARNTTSHQLLLGTSLRTKPVHFVSAGYIEPLKQPELLPPASPTLVGMDTAEEIQLQLSEIQEATVEAVGEKSKPLGIDVQKSEPSRNDSTHDEIDPVAKTDGNVEATEQLFFFDVARDETVVGTDQPPVPIPNRQPLADHSDSSEEIILFRGRTTHVQPTVQPVCEPRNHATNMTRQPMVGSTGTAAASTSTKVVIAARPTSAQGGRPTSAFKRKSPKRDSKRDSKRAQKYMEDDDEDEILADYIANLADDSDGDDILTSHLRTFANRRDLGGNENSINFGDESDDMDAMSETGGSNASDDSDENEQLDIDEEDIDDETLARLFAKQEELGMGSNELVLFSEEAAFNVQKAKNKKRASRTEGFPSATAVADAFDGLELSDGWVNPGFIPPGRNRRNKQPPNFNVSDSGIELVLKTAWQKDRERKKQRKLEREELRAQGLLGKRANPDDLRVKYLTGMTLDDIKTELVAFLLTTEESLQFPPMDKQARKVLHELANKFKIKSQSTGKGDQRRPILYRTKATLRYKGHRSEEVVTHVDQAAVRINRKYFHRLDAKGKPSYKTPSGGGGGRSGHQAVSVREGEIVGASAPELGQENKGRAMLEKMGWSKGMGLGSLDNKGILEPVKQVVKRSKAGLG from the exons ATGGCGCCTAAGAAGGGTAAACGGCCACATGCGGGACCCAAAACTGCCCGTATGCGAGCTACAACAGCACAGAAAACTATACGAAGCGTTGCAACCGCAGAAAGTTTGAACACCGGGATAGCCGCGAGCAATCATG GATTCACCATGCGAGATGAGGCCAGAAACACGACATCCCATCAACTACTTTTGGGTACGAGTCTCAGGACGAAGCCTGTCCACTTTGTGAGTGCCGGCTACATCGAGCCGCTCAAGCAGCCTGAGTTGTTACCTCCTGCATCCCCAACCTTGGTTGGGATGGATACCGCAGAGGAGATTCAGCTTCAGCTCAGTGAGATTCAAGAAGCTACGGTTGAAGCCGTTGGAGAAAAATCAAAGCCGCTAGGCATCGATGTACAAAAGTCCGAGCCCAGCCGCAACGATAGCACTCACGACGAAATCGACCCGGTTGCGAAGACAGACGGGAATGTTGAAGCTACCGAGCagctcttctttttcgacGTAGCTCGGGACGAAACTGTGGTTGGCACAGATCAACCGCCCGTGCCGATTCCAAATCGCCAGCCGCTTGCTGATCATTCCGACTCGAGTGAGGAGATTATTCTCTTCAGAGGCAGAACCACGCATGTCCAACCCACAGTCCAGCCGGTATGCGAGCCAAGAAACCATGCTACCAACATGACTCGTCAACCCATGGTTGGTAGTACCGGAACTGCTGCAGCCTCCACGAGTACGAAGGTGGTCATTGCAGCCAGGCCTACTTCTGCGCAAGGAGGCAGGCCCACGTCCGCATTCAAACGAAAGAGCCCCAAGCGGGACTCGAAGCGAGATTCGAAGCGGGCACAGAAATACatggaggatgatgacgaggatgaaaTCCTGGCTGACTATATCGCCAATCTTGCGGACGACTCCGATGGAGATGACATACTCACTAGCCACCTCAGGACTTTCGCCAACCGCAGGGACCTAGGTGGAAATGAGAACTCTATCAACTTTGGGGACGAATCGGATGACATGGACGCCATGTCTGAGACAGGTGGTAGCAACGCCAGCGACGATAGTGATGAAAACGAGCAACTGGATATTGATGAAGAAGACATCGACGACGAGACACTTGCTCGTCTCTTCGCTAAACAAGAGGAACTGGGCATGGGAAGCAACGAACTGGTCTTGTTCTCAGAGGAGGCGGCTTTCAATGTCCAAAAGGCCAAGAATAAAAAGCGTGCAAGCCGAACCGAAGGGTTTCCCAGTGCCACTGCAGTGGCCGATGCATTTGACGGTCTCGAGTTGAGTGATGGATGGGTCAACCCCGGGTTTATCCCGCCAGGACGGAATCGGCGCAATAAACAACCTCCCAACTTCAATGTGTCAGACTCTGGGATTGAACTAGTTTTGAAGACTGCATGGCAGAAAGACCGAGAGAGGAAAAAGCAGCGCAAGCTCGAGCGGGAGGAATTGCGTGCCCAAGGCCTTTTGGGTAAACGTGCCAACCCAGACGACTTGCGCGTTAAGTATCTCACTGGGATGACACTTGACGACATCAAAACTGAGCTTGTGGCATTTCTCCTCACCACAGAAGAAAG TCTCCAGTTTCCCCCAATGGATAAACAGGCTCGCAAGGTTCTTCACGAATTGGCCAACAAGTTTAAAATCAAATCTCAGTCCACGGGAAAGGGAGACCAGCGCCGTCCGATTCTATACCGCACGAAAGCCACCTTGAGATACAAAGGACACCGAAGTGAAGAAGTGGTCACTCATGTGGACCAGGCAGCGGTACGAATTAACCGGAAGTACTTCCACCGACTTGATGCGAAGGGCAAACCCTCGTACAAAACCCCGtctggtggcggcggtgggcGTTCCGGTCACCAAGCCGTCTCAGTACGTGAGGGTGAAATTGTGGGAGCCTCAGCCCCGGAATTAGGCCAGGAGAACAAGGGCCGCGCCATGCTAGAAAAAATGGGATGGAGTAAGGGGATGGGTCTCGGTAGCTTGGATAACAAGGGAATCTTGGAACCTGTGAAGCAGGTTGTCAAGCGATCCAAGGCAGGTCTTGGATAA
- a CDS encoding ATG4 protein, with protein MTSSRPSGRDSTGWQETVSNTSPKLVNAMEAARAGAAEVGRVGRRFLYRIWDWEPVNNRTINEPVWCLGCSYTLDIKQYGSPLSSSSLSQLTADTPPLDKSQLAATHQHQDFNGVRTTATATCLSDTSMSAAPTGSQLGSFDTVPDSVTSGYDSALAYEEPGQDGGWPPAFLDDFESRIWMTYRTDFALIPRSSDPQASSALSFAMRIKTTFSDLTGFSSDTGWGCMIRSGQSLLANAILIARLGREWRRGTDLDAEKDIIALFADDPRAPYSLHNFVKYGATACGKYPGEWFGPSATARCIQALADEKQSGLRVYSTGDLPDVYEDSFMAVANPDGRGFQPTLILVCTRLGIDKINQVYEEALISTLQLPQSIGIAGGRPSSSHYFVGVQGQRLFYLDPHHPRPALPYREDPRGYTAEELDTCHTRRLRQLHIGDMDPSMLIGFLIKDEDDWDTWKSSVKHVQGKSIISVSPYDPARGQGGGRAEAIDEVETLESDDDGEPALGA; from the exons ATGACTTCCTCGCGACCGAGCGGCAGGGACAGCACTGGCTGGCAAGAGACAGTGTCCAACACATCTCCGAAGCTGGTTAACGCAATGGAGGCTGCCAGAGCCGGCGCTGCCGAAGTTGGACGCGTAGGCCGCCGCTTCCTCTACCGAATATGGGACTGGGAGCCTGTCAACAATCGCACTATTAATGAGCCCGTGTGGTGTCTCGGCTGTTCGTACACGCTTGACATCAAGCAGTACGGCTCGCCcttgtcatcgtcgtcgctaTCTCAGCTTACAGCAGACACACCACCCTTGGATAAGTCACAGCTTGCCGCCACGCATCAGCACCAAGACTTTAATGGCGTCCGGACAACTGCCACGGCAACTTGTCTATCAGACACCTCAATGTCTGCAGCACCGACAGGTTCCCAGCTGGGATCCTTCGACACGGTCCCAGATTCTGTAACGAGTGGTTATGATTCGGCTTTAGCATACGAAGAGCCTGGGCAAGATGGTGGATGGCCGCCTGCCTTTCTCGACGACTTCGAGTCTCGTATATGGATGACGTACCGCACTGACTTTGCACTCATTCCGAGATCGAGCGACCCCCAAGCGTCTTCTGCCCTGTCCTTCGCGATGCGGATAAAGACTACCTTTTCAGACTTGACGGGCTTCTCGTCCGATACGGGCTGGGGGTGCATGATAAGGTCAGGCCAGAGCCTCCTAGCAAACGCTATACTTATTGCTCGCCTTGGCCGTG AATGGAGGCGAGGTACAGACTTAGATGCGGAAAAGGACATCATTGCCCTTTTTGCAGACGACCCTCGCGCCCCATATTCCCTACACAACTTTGTCAAATACGGTGCCACGGCGTGTGGCAAATACCCGGGTGAATGGTTTGGTCCATCGGCAACTGCACGATGCATACA GGCATTGGCGGACGAGAAGCAGTCGGGCTTGCGGGTATACTCAACCGGTGACCTACCGGATGTTTACGAAGACAGCTTTATGGCGGTTGCGAATCCGGATGGGCGCGGCTTCCAGCCAACACTGATTCTCGTATGCACAAGACTTGGCATTGACAAAATCAACCAAGTATACGAAGAGGCCCTCATCTCAACTCTGCAGTTACCCCAGTCAATAGGTATAGCCGG CGGTCGTCCTTCCTCGTCCCATTATTTTGTCGGCGTCCAAGGCCAACGGCTCTTCTATTTGGACCCTCATCACCCACGGCCTGCACTTCCTTATCGCGAAGATCCGAGAGGATATACGGCAGAAGAACTGGATACGTGTCATACTCGACGGCTGCGACAGCTTCATATTGGCGATATGGATCCTAGTATGCTTATCGGGTTTCTCATcaaggatgaggacgatTGGGACACGTGGAAAAGCTCCGTGAAGCATGTCCAGGGCAAGTCCATCATCAGTGTTTCCCCGTACGACCCTGCCAGGGGGCAGGGTGGAGGGCGTGCCGAAGCCATTGATGAAGTAGAAACTTTAgagagtgatgatgatggagaacCCGCTTTGGGAGCATAA
- a CDS encoding DnaJ domain-containing protein, variant → MGRFNSSVHMDDSPNGFFGILNSFFDQLAAEETAAADWEGIMPVDYPAFGRAGDDYDSVAKPFYKIWSGFSTKKTFSWKDKYRLSDAPDRRVRRLMEKENRKFREEGIREFNDAVLSLVSFVRKRDPRYIPNKQSESERQQILRNSAAAQAARSRAANQEKLAEYVVPDWAQARDDEEQPLSEFSLTSEEESEVEVLECVVCNKTFKSEKQLEAHEKSKKHVKAVQQLQRQMKKENADFHLGVESPAISTPSPQPQIPRKTHFEGSDDTARSPLGVLGGSSQSHEDIYQSAETREESGRSAADDSSTEDDEYAPRSTVENRFIAGTAFREPRPDSLATNEGVESLTDNILGLEVGGTESGCAGKKLGKAKLKREKKAARQAAEAGEQGTHLCAFCKETFSSRTKLFAHIKEQNHAAPAPKSTKGDRKVRR, encoded by the exons ATGGGCCGCTTCAACTCGAGTGTGCACATGGACGACAGCCCTAATGGTTTTTTTGGTATTCTCAACTCGTTTTTTGACCAACTCGCGGCCGAAGAAACCGCAGCGGCAGATTGGGAAGGCATCATGCCCGTAGATTATCCAGCTTTTGGCCGGGCCGGCGACGACTACGATTCCGTCGCGAAGCCATTCTACAAGATCTGGTCAGGCTTCTCTACCAAAAAGACGTTCAGCTGGAAGGACAAATATCGCCTTAGCGATGCCCCTGACCGTAGAGTCCGTAGACTcatggaaaaggaaaaccGCAAATTTCGTGAAGAGGGCATCCGCGAATTCAATGATGCCGTCTTGTCCCTCGTGTCGTTTGTCAGGAAACGTGACCCCCGTTATATTCCAAACAAGCAATCCGAGTCTGAACGGCAACAGATTCTACGGAATTCCGCCGCTGCCCAGGCGGCGCGATCACGAGCCGCCAATCAGGAGAAGCTGGCCGAGTACGTGGTGCCTGACTGGGCTCAGGCGCGGGATGATGAAGAGCAGCCGCTTAGCGAGTTTTCTCTCACTTCTGAGGAGGAGTCCGAAGTTGAGGTCCTCGAATGCGTTGTCTGCAACAAGACATTCAAGAGTGAAAAGCAATTGGAGGCGCACGAGAAAAGCAAGAAACACGTCAAAGCCGTTCAGCAACTGCAAAGGCAGatgaaaaaggaaaacgCCGATTTTCACCTGGGTGTAGAGAGTCCTGCTATTTCGACGCCCTCACCTCAGCCGCAAATTCCCCGAAAGACTCATTTTGAAGGTAGTGATGATACCGCAAGATCCCCCTTGGGCGTTTTAGGTGGCAGTTCACAAAGTCACGAGGACATCTACCAAAGCGCAGAAACGCGAGAGGAGTCGGGCCGAAGTGCAGCGGATGACTCGAGCACGGAAGATGACGAGTATGCACCTCGATCAACAGTCGAAAATCGATTCATTGCTGGAACTGCCTTCAGAGAACCACGGCCCGACAGTCTGGCCACTAATGAAGGCGTCGAATCTCTGACTGACAACATTCTCGGCCTGGAAGTTGGTGGGACGGAGTCTGGCTGTGCTGGTAAGAAGTTGGGTAAAGCGAAACTAAAAcgcgagaagaaggctgcgCGGCAAGCCGCTGAAGCAGGTGAACAAGGCACT CACCTTTGCGCCTTCTGCAAAGAAACCTTCTCATCTCGGACTAAGTTATTCGCGCACATCAAGGAACAAAATCATGCGGCCCCTGCACCTAAATCCACAAAGGGTGATAGAAAAGTGAGACGGTAG
- a CDS encoding DnaJ domain-containing protein encodes MGAEQSAPRSGGQASAAVLERKTCYYEVLGVDRQAADTEIRKAYKKKALELHPDRNFNDEENATRKFAEVQTAYEILSDPQERAWYDSHREAILTGQTDLSGAEPSGHDGTSYTSATAIFTLMGRFNSSVHMDDSPNGFFGILNSFFDQLAAEETAAADWEGIMPVDYPAFGRAGDDYDSVAKPFYKIWSGFSTKKTFSWKDKYRLSDAPDRRVRRLMEKENRKFREEGIREFNDAVLSLVSFVRKRDPRYIPNKQSESERQQILRNSAAAQAARSRAANQEKLAEYVVPDWAQARDDEEQPLSEFSLTSEEESEVEVLECVVCNKTFKSEKQLEAHEKSKKHVKAVQQLQRQMKKENADFHLGVESPAISTPSPQPQIPRKTHFEGSDDTARSPLGVLGGSSQSHEDIYQSAETREESGRSAADDSSTEDDEYAPRSTVENRFIAGTAFREPRPDSLATNEGVESLTDNILGLEVGGTESGCAGKKLGKAKLKREKKAARQAAEAGEQGTHLCAFCKETFSSRTKLFAHIKEQNHAAPAPKSTKGDRKVRR; translated from the exons ATGGGTGCCGAGCAATCAGCCCCGCGGTCCGGCGGACAGGCCTCTGCTGCCGTACTAGAGCGCAAGACATGCTATTATGAGGTTCTGGGGGTAGATCGCCAGGCTGCCGATACCGA GATTCGAAAGGCATACAAAAAGAAGGCCCTCGAGCTGCATCCTGACCGCAACTTCAATGATGAAGAGAATGCGACCAGGAAGTTCGCCGAAGTACAGACGGCGTACGAGATCCTGTCGGATCCTCAGGAGCGCGCCTGGTACGATTCCCATCGTGAGGCCATCCTCACAGGCCAGACAGATCTCTCTGGCGCTGAGCCATCTGGCCATGACGGAACTAGCTACACCTCCGCAACAGCCATCTTTACGCTGATGGGCCGCTTCAACTCGAGTGTGCACATGGACGACAGCCCTAATGGTTTTTTTGGTATTCTCAACTCGTTTTTTGACCAACTCGCGGCCGAAGAAACCGCAGCGGCAGATTGGGAAGGCATCATGCCCGTAGATTATCCAGCTTTTGGCCGGGCCGGCGACGACTACGATTCCGTCGCGAAGCCATTCTACAAGATCTGGTCAGGCTTCTCTACCAAAAAGACGTTCAGCTGGAAGGACAAATATCGCCTTAGCGATGCCCCTGACCGTAGAGTCCGTAGACTcatggaaaaggaaaaccGCAAATTTCGTGAAGAGGGCATCCGCGAATTCAATGATGCCGTCTTGTCCCTCGTGTCGTTTGTCAGGAAACGTGACCCCCGTTATATTCCAAACAAGCAATCCGAGTCTGAACGGCAACAGATTCTACGGAATTCCGCCGCTGCCCAGGCGGCGCGATCACGAGCCGCCAATCAGGAGAAGCTGGCCGAGTACGTGGTGCCTGACTGGGCTCAGGCGCGGGATGATGAAGAGCAGCCGCTTAGCGAGTTTTCTCTCACTTCTGAGGAGGAGTCCGAAGTTGAGGTCCTCGAATGCGTTGTCTGCAACAAGACATTCAAGAGTGAAAAGCAATTGGAGGCGCACGAGAAAAGCAAGAAACACGTCAAAGCCGTTCAGCAACTGCAAAGGCAGatgaaaaaggaaaacgCCGATTTTCACCTGGGTGTAGAGAGTCCTGCTATTTCGACGCCCTCACCTCAGCCGCAAATTCCCCGAAAGACTCATTTTGAAGGTAGTGATGATACCGCAAGATCCCCCTTGGGCGTTTTAGGTGGCAGTTCACAAAGTCACGAGGACATCTACCAAAGCGCAGAAACGCGAGAGGAGTCGGGCCGAAGTGCAGCGGATGACTCGAGCACGGAAGATGACGAGTATGCACCTCGATCAACAGTCGAAAATCGATTCATTGCTGGAACTGCCTTCAGAGAACCACGGCCCGACAGTCTGGCCACTAATGAAGGCGTCGAATCTCTGACTGACAACATTCTCGGCCTGGAAGTTGGTGGGACGGAGTCTGGCTGTGCTGGTAAGAAGTTGGGTAAAGCGAAACTAAAAcgcgagaagaaggctgcgCGGCAAGCCGCTGAAGCAGGTGAACAAGGCACT CACCTTTGCGCCTTCTGCAAAGAAACCTTCTCATCTCGGACTAAGTTATTCGCGCACATCAAGGAACAAAATCATGCGGCCCCTGCACCTAAATCCACAAAGGGTGATAGAAAAGTGAGACGGTAG
- a CDS encoding RING-14 protein — protein sequence MKFGHSFKEALQGQSYPQHWVDKAIPYGQLKKLLGKVREELTRNGYDPDTLHRLLADHNAEYRLRVENSHILRPKLVVRPSASTICLRSDTVPKLLTGGELSTSASAPLNSSSVLLENPTSSPPSLAQAQDAGWVDIPLDSDAKFFNILQTDVVELDSLQTQERQSMNDGIQLLGDEIARLARPRKGVIHIAKSDLYRWREIFELYLAAQVFFSTAETATGPRDSEKARKQLVWFQDEVNKRQLLQKFKLKASAEAYTHFLELNATLLKNFKFQELNRTAVTKIIKKFDKQTSLGVKAEFPKVMSSAPFIVGSIAKDICSQMACEVLSRVPQIVDYTCTICYSICWLPVRLDCDHMFCIRCMIKMQTREKELCPLCRAKTVLSATEAHIDWKLMSYMEKWFPKETKEKQRYNELERRRELLGEAYVDTNDGPCIVM from the exons ATGAAATTCGGTCACTCGTTCAAGGAGGCCCTGCAAGGCCAGAGCTACCCTCAGCATTGGGTAGACAAAGCCATTCCGTACGGTCAGCTCAAGAAGCTCCTGGGCAAGGTGCGAGAAGAACTTACTCGCAACGGCTATGACCCCGATACTCTTCACAGGCTCTTGGCCGACCACAACGCAGAGTACAGGCTAAGGGTAGAGAATTCCCACATCCTCCGCCCCAAACTGGTGGTCCGCCCCTCGGCCAGTACCATTTGTCTACGATCCGATACGGTTCCGAAGCTCCTCACGGGAGGAGAGCTTAGCACGTCCGCCAGCGCACCTCTCAACTCGTCGTCTGTACTACTGGAAAATCCCACCTCGTCACCCCCGAGTCTGGCGCAAGCCCAGGATGCTGGATGGGTTGATATTCCTCTGGACTCGGACGCAAAGTTCTTCAACATCCTACAAACAGATGTGGTTGAGCTAGACTCGCTGCAAACCCAAGAGCGTCAATCTATGAATGACGGCATACAGCTGCTTGGTGATGAGATTGCACGTCTGGCTCGGCCCCGCAAGGGAGTCATTCATATAGCAAAATCTGACCTCTACCGTTGGCGTGAGATTTTTGAACTCTACTTGGCCGCCCAGGTATTCTTCTCGACTGCCGAGACAGCCACGGGTCCGCGTGATAGTGAGAAGGCGCGGAAGCAGCTTGTTTGGTTCCAGGATGAGGTCAACAAACGACAGCTTTTACAAAAATTCAAACTCAAGGCTAGCGCGGAAGCTTACACACATTTCCTCGAACTCAACGCAACCCTCCTGAAAAATTTCAAGTTCCAAGAGCTTAACCGAACAGCGGTTACCAAAATCATCAAGA AATTCGATAAACAGACGTCATTGGGTGTGAAGGCAGAGTTTCCAAAAGTCATGAGCTCTGCCCCCTTCATCGTTGGGAGTATTGCCAAAGACATCTGCTCACAGATGGCTTGCGAAGTGCTCAGCCGTGTTCCCCAAATTGTGGATTACACATGCACAATCT GTTACTCGATCTGCTGGCTCCCCGTGCGACTGGACTGTGACCACATGTTTTGCATCCGGTGCATGATCAAGATGCAAACCCGGGAAAAAGAGCTGTGCCCCCTCTGTCGGGCCAAAACCGTGCTATCTGCGACTGAAG CCCACATCGACTGGAAATTGATGTCCTATATGGAGAAGTGGTTTCCTaaggaaacaaaagaaaaacagcGTTATAACGAACTAGAGAGACGCAGGGAATTGTTGGGCGAGGCTTACGTTGATACAAACGATGGGCCATGCATCGTGATGTAG
- the met-7 gene encoding cystathionine gamma-synthase, protein MPPFELGDPIPSETAHAVSVSLPTWSANVGYEEGQDWVVKRMATGYPRFFIHRTIQAFAADIVATHVSTKAKRTSDITAMLFPTPTIASRCVDFIRSRAPADVCSNIEVVNLVLDMSDPEARALEPLCPSISAVIMPQDGFPFAKQYWQHSGDGVSSRRAEFCHGLFKDGLLRPDTELRNAAVSAAKPCRGPKRYQRQASLDAGGNQQTIMHGHIHRATGETAMIQETSRFLEERFGRNLDLSFVHPAKSAIKRRIAGALRSADHDLGGSPSLSEKQMSSNTRGIANLREEDIYLFPCGMNAIFHAHRALYSIRTPPGSTPLKSVNFGFPYVDTLKILEKFNPSGALFYGHGSKSDLDDLETRLESGERYLALFCEFPGNPLLTCPDLVRIRELADKYEFAVVVDETIGTFANVNVLQFADIVVSSLTKIFSGDCNVMGGGAIFNPNSRYYSALKSFVQQQLEDTYWPEDVIFMERNSRDFVARIDRVNANAEAICRVLQDHPLVKTLYYPKYNDSRANYEAVKLPQGGYGGLISVVLKGKKQAVAFYDAIETAKGPSLGTNFTLTSPYVLLAHYQELDWAEQYGVDRNLIRISVGLEGTDELINVFTRALKVAEEQSQYP, encoded by the exons ATGCCTCCCTTCGAGCTTGGGGACCCTATACCCTCGGAGACCGCTCAT GCCGTGAGCGTCTCACTCCCAACCTGGAGTGCCAATGTTGGCTATGAGGAGGGCCAGGATTGGGTGGTTAAACGCATGGCAACGGGTTATCCTCG CTTCTTCATCCATCGGACCATTCAGGCCTTTGCTGCGGACATTGTGGCCACGCATGTCAGTACCAAGGCCAAGCGAACTAGTGATATCACAGCCATGCTTTTCCCGACGCCGACCATTGCCTCTCGCTGCGTTGATTTCATCCGCTCGCGGGCACCTGCTGATGTCTGCAGCAACATTGAGGTCGTCAACCTCGTTCTTGATATGTCGGATCCCGAGGCGCGTGCCCTGGAGCCCCTTTGTCCATCCATCTCTGCTGTGATCATGCCACAGGACGGCTTTCCATTCGCAAAACAGTACTGGCAGCATAGTGGAGATGGCGTTTCTAGCCGTCGGGCTGAGTTCTGCCACGGTTTGTTCAAAGACGGCTTGCTGCGTCCTGATACTGAACTCCGTAATGCGGCTGTCTCTGCAGCAAAGCCGTGTCGCGGTCCCAAGCGCTATCAGCGGCAGGCTTCGCTTGACGCTGGAGGAAACCAACAAACGATAATGCACGGCCATATCCACAGGGCTACCGGAGAGACTGCGATGATCCAAGAGACTTCCCGTTTTCTAGAAGAGCGTTTCGGCAGAAATCTCGACCTCTCCTTTGTCCATCCCGCCAAGTCCGCCATCAAGAGACGAATTGCCGGAGCACTGCGAAGTGCCGACCATGACCTTGGAGGTTCCCCTTCGCTGTCAGAAAAGCAGATGAGTTCCAACACCCGCGGCATCGCCAATCTTCGCGAGGAAGATATCTATCTCTTCCCATGCGGAATGAACGCCATTTTTCATGCCCACAGAGCGCTGTATTCCATTCGAACCCCGCCGGGCAGCACGCCGCTAAAGAGCGTCAACTTTGGCTTCCCTTACGTCGATACGCTCAAGATTCTGGAGAAGTTCAACCCTTCTGGTGCGTTATTCTACGGCCACGGTTCCAAGTCCGACCTCGACGACTTGGAGACTCGACTCGAGTCCGGAGAGCGGTATCTCGCTCTTTTCTGTGAATTTCCGGGCAACCCCTTACTCACTTGTCCCGACCTGGTCCGTATTCGGGAGCTGGCGGACAAGTACGAATTTGCCGTTGTTGTAGACGAGACTATTGGCACTTTTGCGAATGTGAATGTCCTCCAGTTCGCGGACATTGTTGTCAGCAGTCTCACAAAGATTTTTAGCGGCGACTGCAACGTCATGGGTGGCGGTGCTATATTTAACCCTAATTCACGATACTATTCAGCCCTGAAATCCTTCGTCCAGCAGCAATTGGAGGACACCTACTGGCCCGAGGATGTCATTTTCATGGAGCGCAACAGCAGAGACTTCGTCGCGCGCATAGACCGAGTCAATGCAAATGCCGAAGCCATTTGCCGTGTCCTCCAAGATCATCCGCTCGTCAAGACTCTCTACTACCCCAAGTACAATGATTCACGGGCCAACTATGAAGCGGTCAAACTGCCACAAGGAGGCTACGGTGGCCTTATCTCAGTGGTCCTCAAAGGGAAGAAGCAGGCTGTGGCCTTTTACGATGCGATCGAAACGGCCAAGGGTCCGAGCTTGGGAACCAACTTCACATTGACTTCGCCCTATGTGCTCCTGGCGCATTATCAGGAGCTTGACTGGGCTGAGCAGTATGGTGTTGACAGGAATTTGATACGGATCAGTGTCGGGCTGGAGGGAACAGATGAGCTTATCAATGTGTTTACCAGAGCACTGAAAGTTGCCGAGGAACAATCTCAATATCCTTGA